The Gordonia sp. KTR9 genome contains a region encoding:
- a CDS encoding alpha/beta hydrolase: MRSGGRRLLSATLIAAALALWTPGVASGAPTATLVRSVAVEDHRHDLLIRSPSMGRDVPVTVLHPAHRGPRGTLYLLDGGGHKGTVSDWITEARVDRYFRDKTVNVVMPSGQGAFYTNWNRADPRFGRPQWETFLTRELPPLVDRLFHGTGRNAIAGLSAGGQAAFTLATRRPAIYTGVGSISGCPPTTGPVNESQIRAAVIRDGGDPTNIWGAWNGPGWADHDPARRLSALQGKHIFIAAGTGAPSPLDRLTRLDPGRSRLEKITTGAVLESLVNTCSRDFVARMRAAGLRPATHFRPVGTHAWPYWARDIPVLYSALSPGL, translated from the coding sequence ATGAGATCCGGTGGACGGCGACTCCTGTCAGCCACCCTCATCGCGGCGGCACTGGCACTGTGGACACCGGGGGTCGCATCCGGGGCCCCGACCGCGACACTGGTGAGAAGTGTTGCGGTCGAGGATCATCGACACGACCTGCTCATCCGTTCACCTTCCATGGGCCGAGACGTACCGGTCACCGTGCTGCACCCGGCCCACCGAGGCCCTCGCGGCACGCTCTATCTCCTCGACGGCGGCGGCCACAAGGGAACGGTCAGCGACTGGATCACCGAAGCCCGCGTCGATCGCTACTTCCGTGACAAAACGGTCAACGTGGTCATGCCGAGCGGTCAGGGCGCCTTCTATACGAACTGGAACCGCGCGGACCCGAGGTTCGGCCGCCCGCAGTGGGAGACCTTCCTGACGCGCGAACTCCCCCCACTCGTCGACCGCCTGTTTCACGGCACCGGCAGAAACGCGATCGCCGGGCTGTCCGCCGGCGGCCAAGCGGCCTTCACACTCGCGACCCGTCGCCCCGCGATCTACACCGGCGTCGGTTCGATCAGCGGTTGCCCTCCCACCACCGGTCCGGTCAACGAGTCGCAGATCCGCGCCGCCGTCATCAGAGACGGTGGCGACCCCACGAACATATGGGGCGCCTGGAACGGGCCGGGGTGGGCCGACCACGACCCGGCGCGTCGGCTGTCCGCCCTGCAGGGCAAACACATCTTCATCGCCGCCGGGACCGGCGCACCCAGCCCCCTCGACCGGCTGACCAGGCTGGATCCGGGACGTTCCCGCCTCGAGAAGATCACCACCGGCGCGGTGCTCGAGAGCCTGGTGAACACGTGCTCGCGGGACTTCGTCGCCCGGATGCGCGCCGCCGGACTGCGCCCGGCCACGCATTTCCGACCCGTCGGCACCCACGCCTGGCCATACTGGGCCCGCGACATCCCCGTCCTGTATTCAGCACTCTCGCCGGGCCTCTGA
- a CDS encoding LysE family translocator yields MLTALVSFVVTATLIVLLPGPDTLVVLRGVVRGGRGEAMRTAAGVVCGLMVWVTAAVLGLSALLQASQTGYEVLKIIGACYLVWMGISSVRALLRAAPDLAAAQEATTPPADRRAGLLFSGFTAGLLTNMLNPKIGILFISLLPGFVPDGYSTGWTTLGLGATYIALTAAYFTVLVGAAGRIAGWLQSARIRRRVEAIGGVALIGLGVRLALEG; encoded by the coding sequence ATGCTCACCGCGCTCGTATCCTTCGTCGTCACCGCGACGCTGATCGTGCTGCTGCCGGGTCCGGACACGCTGGTGGTTCTGCGCGGAGTGGTACGCGGAGGACGCGGAGAGGCGATGCGCACCGCCGCCGGGGTCGTGTGCGGTCTGATGGTCTGGGTCACCGCGGCCGTGCTCGGCCTGTCGGCGCTGCTGCAGGCCAGCCAGACCGGTTACGAGGTCCTCAAGATCATCGGAGCCTGTTATCTCGTGTGGATGGGCATCAGCTCGGTCCGCGCGTTGCTGCGGGCCGCACCCGACCTCGCGGCCGCTCAGGAGGCCACCACGCCACCGGCCGACCGAAGGGCCGGGCTGCTGTTCTCGGGCTTCACCGCCGGATTGCTCACCAACATGCTCAACCCGAAGATCGGCATCCTGTTCATCAGTCTCCTGCCCGGCTTCGTGCCGGACGGGTACTCGACGGGATGGACGACCCTCGGGCTGGGGGCCACCTACATCGCGCTCACCGCGGCGTACTTCACCGTGCTGGTGGGCGCGGCCGGCCGCATCGCGGGTTGGCTCCAGAGCGCACGAATCCGCCGTCGCGTCGAAGCGATCGGCGGAGTCGCGTTGATCGGGCTCGGAGTGCGCCTCGCACTCGAGGGCTGA
- a CDS encoding DUF6918 family protein, with translation MSDSLTPLLADNRSALVTDLVGVIDAEVADQSGLSGAAVKTAYSAVQKVKPGVVRSATDQMAEDFLKALAPFWDSKPAGVAFGDHLTAHSDAAAEALLSVTDEQAETAKPALAKAYNSLRGKGKKYVIAALPRLGAAIERHAA, from the coding sequence ATGAGCGATTCGCTGACGCCCCTACTCGCCGACAACCGCAGCGCACTGGTGACCGACCTCGTCGGTGTCATCGACGCCGAGGTGGCCGACCAGTCGGGTCTGAGCGGCGCTGCTGTGAAGACCGCCTACTCCGCGGTCCAGAAGGTGAAGCCCGGTGTCGTGCGCAGCGCCACCGATCAGATGGCCGAGGACTTCCTGAAGGCGCTGGCGCCGTTCTGGGATTCGAAGCCGGCCGGAGTCGCCTTCGGCGATCACCTGACGGCCCACAGCGATGCGGCGGCCGAGGCCCTGCTGTCGGTCACCGACGAGCAGGCCGAGACGGCCAAGCCCGCACTCGCCAAGGCGTACAACTCCCTGCGCGGCAAGGGGAAGAAGTACGTGATCGCGGCACTGCCGCGTCTGGGTGCCGCCATCGAGCGGCACGCCGCCTAG
- the kstD gene encoding 3-oxosteroid 1-dehydrogenase, which yields MAGSTEPEQTSTRSETPAPETFDVVVVGAGGAGLSAAITAAQKGLSTVLIEKSPYWGGSTSRSGGGVWIPNNSVLRRDGVIDTPDKAREYVHAIIGDHAPADRIDAYIDRGPEALDFLMAHAPLDLEWVKNYSDYYPEAPGGRLAGRSIEPRPFDARRLGDDLKTLHPQYTKAPLNMVVLQSDYRWLNTGLRHWRGPLRMAKVGSRFFWARSRGKKLIAMGAALAAELLIGVRQAGVPVRLNTGLADLITEDGRVVGVIAESDGKRVEIRARHGVILACGGFEHNDEMRKKYQRDPIGSEWTTGAPSNTGDGINAGLKIGAAVSLMDDAWWGPTIPLPRGPWFALSERAVPGTFMVNTRGQRYMNESLPYVEAVHQMYGGRFGQGEGPGENVPSWLIFDQRCRNRYLFAGINARQPLPKKWFESGVVVKADSIAALAEKIGVPVDALTATTERFNGFARKGVDEDFGRGTSGYDHYYGDITNKPNPSLGEVSKGPFYAVKMVPGDLGTKGGINADASGRALRADGSVIEGLYAAGNTSAPVMGHTYAGPGATIGPAMVFGYLAAADIAAKAAAPASTGA from the coding sequence ATGGCCGGCTCGACCGAACCAGAACAGACCAGCACCCGATCCGAGACCCCGGCACCCGAGACGTTCGACGTCGTCGTCGTGGGGGCCGGCGGTGCGGGTCTGAGCGCGGCGATCACCGCAGCTCAGAAGGGCCTGTCGACGGTCCTGATCGAGAAGTCGCCGTACTGGGGCGGCTCGACGTCGCGGTCGGGCGGCGGGGTCTGGATCCCGAACAACTCGGTGCTGCGCCGCGACGGTGTCATCGACACACCGGACAAGGCCCGCGAGTACGTCCACGCGATCATCGGCGACCATGCCCCGGCCGATCGGATCGACGCCTACATCGACCGTGGGCCCGAGGCCCTCGACTTCCTGATGGCACACGCCCCCCTCGACCTCGAGTGGGTGAAGAACTACTCCGACTACTACCCGGAGGCACCCGGCGGCCGGCTCGCCGGACGGTCGATCGAGCCGCGCCCGTTCGACGCGCGCCGCCTCGGGGACGACCTGAAGACCCTGCACCCGCAATACACCAAGGCACCGCTGAACATGGTGGTGCTGCAGTCGGACTACCGCTGGCTCAACACCGGCCTGCGTCACTGGCGCGGTCCGCTGCGGATGGCGAAGGTCGGCAGCCGCTTCTTCTGGGCGCGCAGCCGGGGCAAGAAGCTGATCGCCATGGGCGCCGCGCTGGCCGCCGAACTCCTCATCGGCGTACGCCAGGCCGGCGTCCCGGTCCGGCTGAACACCGGCCTGGCCGACCTCATCACCGAAGACGGCCGCGTCGTCGGGGTGATCGCCGAGTCCGACGGCAAGCGCGTCGAGATCCGAGCACGCCACGGCGTGATCCTCGCCTGCGGCGGGTTCGAACACAACGACGAGATGCGCAAGAAGTACCAGCGCGACCCGATCGGCTCCGAGTGGACCACCGGCGCCCCGAGCAACACCGGCGACGGCATCAACGCCGGACTCAAGATCGGCGCCGCGGTGTCCCTGATGGACGACGCCTGGTGGGGCCCGACGATCCCGCTGCCGCGCGGTCCGTGGTTCGCGCTGTCGGAGCGGGCGGTACCCGGAACGTTCATGGTGAACACGCGCGGACAGCGCTACATGAACGAGTCCCTGCCGTATGTCGAAGCGGTGCACCAGATGTACGGCGGCCGGTTCGGTCAGGGCGAGGGTCCCGGCGAGAACGTGCCGTCGTGGCTCATCTTCGACCAGCGCTGTCGCAACCGCTACCTCTTCGCCGGCATCAACGCACGACAACCGTTGCCCAAGAAGTGGTTCGAGTCGGGTGTCGTCGTCAAGGCCGACAGCATCGCGGCACTGGCCGAGAAGATCGGTGTGCCGGTCGACGCACTGACCGCCACCACCGAGCGGTTCAACGGTTTCGCCCGCAAGGGCGTCGACGAGGACTTCGGGCGTGGCACAAGCGGTTACGACCACTATTACGGCGACATCACCAACAAGCCCAACCCGAGCCTCGGCGAGGTCAGCAAGGGCCCGTTCTACGCGGTCAAGATGGTCCCGGGCGATCTCGGCACCAAGGGCGGGATCAATGCGGATGCGTCGGGTCGCGCTCTGCGGGCCGACGGCTCGGTCATCGAAGGTCTGTACGCGGCGGGCAACACCAGCGCCCCGGTCATGGGACACACCTACGCCGGTCCGGGCGCGACGATCGGTCCGGCCATGGTGTTCGGCTACCTCGCCGCCGCCGACATCGCCGCCAAAGCCGCCGCCCCCGCATCCACAGGAGCCTGA
- a CDS encoding MaoC/PaaZ C-terminal domain-containing protein: MPIDLSVALGAELPEVSFEWSASDAALYNLAVGAASDPMDTTGLEYVHDSTPKVLPTFATVAAGFHTTEPPKVSFPGIDIDLAKVVHGSQQVTAYRPLPAGGKATTRTRIAEIQDKGSAAVIVQESVTADDDGQTLWTSRSSIFAKGEGGFGGERGSSARVDYPDRAPDHRLTVATLPQQALLYRLCGDRNPLHSDPDFASRAGFPRPILHGLCTYGTVCRAIVDEVLGGDVTAVADYSASFAGVVFPGETLAVEVWEDGSRLLATATVAERDGAKALGNVVCERRR; the protein is encoded by the coding sequence ATGCCCATCGACCTCTCCGTCGCCCTCGGCGCCGAGCTGCCCGAGGTGAGCTTCGAATGGTCGGCGTCGGACGCCGCCCTCTACAACCTCGCGGTGGGTGCCGCATCAGACCCGATGGACACCACCGGGCTCGAGTACGTCCACGACTCGACACCGAAGGTGCTGCCCACCTTCGCCACCGTGGCCGCCGGCTTCCACACCACCGAACCCCCGAAGGTGTCGTTCCCCGGCATCGACATCGACCTCGCGAAGGTCGTCCACGGCAGCCAGCAGGTGACGGCCTACCGGCCACTGCCGGCCGGCGGCAAGGCGACCACCCGCACCCGGATCGCCGAGATCCAGGACAAGGGTTCGGCCGCGGTGATCGTGCAGGAGTCGGTGACCGCCGACGACGACGGCCAGACCCTCTGGACCTCCCGCTCGTCGATCTTCGCCAAGGGCGAGGGCGGCTTCGGCGGCGAACGCGGTTCGTCGGCGAGGGTCGACTATCCCGACCGCGCGCCGGATCATCGCCTGACCGTCGCGACGCTCCCCCAGCAGGCCCTGCTCTACCGGCTGTGCGGGGACCGCAACCCACTGCACTCCGACCCCGACTTCGCCTCTCGCGCCGGGTTTCCCCGGCCGATCCTGCACGGCCTGTGCACCTACGGCACGGTCTGCCGCGCGATCGTCGACGAGGTCCTCGGTGGCGACGTGACCGCGGTCGCCGACTATTCGGCATCGTTCGCGGGCGTGGTGTTCCCGGGCGAGACCCTCGCGGTCGAGGTCTGGGAGGACGGCTCCCGGTTGCTGGCCACCGCGACCGTCGCCGAACGCGACGGCGCGAAGGCCCTCGGCAATGTGGTCTGCGAACGTCGTCGATAG
- a CDS encoding MFS transporter, which yields MTTSPSAVHGTSQAASRRQVRLVVATVFLTYTAMMVMTPLIAPLSREIGIAEWQVGLVVSTAAACIAVAGPIWGRLSQRVGPKRILTATVASGTCAMVVFAAAAQAGVEGALSAGAVFVVMLLVRGVWFGLSEAAVIPTAQAYIASVTPTVDERVRGVAAIGAATGTSMIVGAAAGGLLGGVSTLVPLWAVPVMLAATLLVIVIALRPAEPAEETVAPRRVSFTDQRVWPFLLISFGLFTALGFIQILVGFLVQDRLALDTEQATLITGIALLIAGVGLVISQGIAVPRLHWSPVRYIRVGALIALGGFCLLVPDWGALGLLVAIFLIGVGLGMAAPGYTAGASLAVTADEQGSVAGLVAATNALTFIVAPAAATALYETSQQAPLVAATVTTLLIAVFAFTHPRLRVTTGA from the coding sequence GTGACCACCTCCCCGTCAGCAGTGCACGGAACATCCCAGGCGGCGAGCCGGCGGCAGGTTCGTCTGGTGGTCGCGACGGTGTTCCTGACATACACCGCGATGATGGTCATGACCCCGTTGATCGCGCCACTCTCACGTGAGATCGGAATCGCGGAGTGGCAGGTCGGGCTCGTGGTGTCCACCGCGGCGGCATGTATCGCGGTGGCCGGTCCCATCTGGGGTCGGCTGTCTCAGCGGGTCGGCCCCAAACGCATCCTGACGGCCACGGTCGCCAGCGGGACGTGCGCGATGGTCGTGTTCGCCGCGGCCGCACAGGCAGGCGTCGAGGGCGCCCTGTCGGCCGGTGCCGTTTTCGTCGTGATGCTGCTGGTCCGGGGCGTGTGGTTCGGCCTGTCCGAGGCGGCGGTGATCCCCACCGCTCAGGCCTACATCGCCTCGGTCACGCCCACCGTCGACGAGCGCGTACGAGGCGTGGCCGCGATCGGCGCCGCCACCGGCACCTCCATGATCGTCGGCGCTGCGGCGGGCGGGCTGTTGGGAGGTGTGTCGACCCTGGTGCCGCTGTGGGCCGTGCCCGTGATGCTCGCCGCAACCCTGCTCGTGATCGTCATCGCGCTGCGTCCAGCCGAACCGGCCGAGGAGACGGTTGCTCCGCGCCGGGTGTCGTTCACCGATCAGCGGGTGTGGCCTTTCCTGTTGATTTCCTTCGGGCTGTTCACGGCGCTGGGGTTCATCCAGATCCTCGTCGGCTTCCTGGTCCAGGACCGCCTCGCGCTCGATACCGAGCAGGCCACCCTCATCACCGGGATCGCCCTGCTGATCGCCGGCGTCGGCCTCGTGATCAGTCAGGGGATCGCGGTACCGCGACTGCACTGGTCCCCGGTGCGATACATCCGTGTGGGTGCGCTCATCGCGCTCGGCGGCTTCTGTCTGCTGGTCCCGGACTGGGGAGCTCTCGGCCTGCTGGTCGCGATCTTCCTCATCGGCGTCGGCCTCGGCATGGCTGCGCCGGGGTACACCGCCGGGGCGTCGCTCGCTGTCACCGCCGACGAGCAGGGCAGTGTCGCCGGACTCGTCGCCGCCACGAATGCCCTCACCTTCATCGTGGCGCCGGCGGCGGCGACCGCTCTGTACGAGACTTCCCAACAAGCCCCGCTGGTAGCCGCGACGGTCACGACCCTGCTCATCGCCGTCTTCGCCTTCACCCACCCACGCCTGCGAGTCACGACCGGCGCGTAG
- a CDS encoding MFS transporter — MRLPSAIRLDAKSAWLVLVACLSVSMVVAAMAALNTALPDIAIDTGADAGQMTWIVDGYTLALAALLLPAGAIGDRLGRREVLIAGLVLFGVASLVAIWVDGPTQLILARCFAGAAAALIMPTTLSLITSGMPEGQRAVGISIWSAIAGGGAIAGFLVTGLLLEFFSWHSIFITFAAASAVAAALCLTIGTSKDSDPGRFDILGTVCSVLAITGVVLGLLEAPHRGWADPVVLVCIIGGVLLAAAFVVVELRSTSPLFDVRLLGNRAFGSGSLSVAVQFLASFGMFYLLLQLLQLVFGYTPLQSALALMPFVAGVGLTTLFANWLAVRLDSLKFVIAGGALLSGVGLILLGSFRYETYWTLAGVVAVIAVGIGLASAPATTAIMSNTPLDNQGVGSAVNDTAREIGAAIGIAIAGSIVAAGYQSRIGDTAQLAREQLAAAGQQRIAAGDSAGGQAMIAEAEQASTLIERSLAEATVVVDRLSGQAADLAETIAEGSREAFYAPFEQASLVLGGIMLVSSVALLWLTPRRVVEVPSDVAEPDPDRDDTYARD, encoded by the coding sequence ATGAGATTACCGTCCGCCATCCGCCTCGACGCGAAGTCTGCGTGGCTCGTCCTCGTCGCCTGTCTGTCGGTCAGCATGGTCGTGGCCGCGATGGCGGCCCTCAACACCGCCCTGCCCGACATCGCGATCGACACCGGCGCCGACGCCGGACAGATGACGTGGATCGTCGACGGGTACACCCTGGCGCTCGCGGCGCTGCTGCTCCCGGCGGGCGCGATCGGCGATCGGCTGGGTCGCCGCGAGGTCCTGATCGCCGGCCTCGTGTTGTTCGGAGTCGCCTCGCTGGTGGCGATCTGGGTCGACGGCCCGACCCAGTTGATCCTGGCCCGGTGTTTCGCCGGCGCCGCCGCGGCGCTGATCATGCCGACCACGCTGTCCCTCATCACCTCCGGGATGCCGGAAGGTCAACGCGCGGTCGGGATCAGCATCTGGTCGGCGATCGCCGGCGGCGGAGCGATCGCCGGCTTCCTGGTCACCGGCCTCCTCCTCGAGTTCTTCTCCTGGCACTCGATCTTCATCACCTTCGCCGCGGCATCGGCCGTGGCTGCCGCCCTCTGTCTGACCATCGGCACGTCGAAGGACAGCGACCCCGGCCGCTTCGACATCTTGGGAACGGTGTGTTCGGTCCTCGCCATCACCGGAGTCGTCCTCGGTCTCCTGGAGGCTCCGCATCGGGGCTGGGCGGATCCCGTCGTCCTGGTCTGCATCATCGGGGGCGTGTTGCTCGCCGCGGCTTTCGTCGTCGTGGAACTGCGGTCGACGTCACCGCTGTTCGACGTCCGGCTACTCGGCAACCGCGCGTTCGGATCCGGGTCCCTGTCGGTCGCGGTCCAGTTCCTCGCCTCGTTCGGCATGTTCTACCTGCTGTTGCAACTGTTGCAGCTGGTGTTCGGCTACACGCCGCTGCAGTCCGCCCTCGCGCTGATGCCGTTCGTGGCCGGCGTCGGCCTCACCACGCTGTTCGCGAACTGGCTTGCCGTGCGGCTCGATTCGCTCAAGTTCGTGATCGCCGGCGGTGCGCTGCTGTCCGGTGTCGGCCTGATCCTCCTCGGTTCGTTCCGGTACGAGACCTACTGGACGCTGGCCGGGGTGGTCGCGGTGATCGCCGTGGGTATCGGCCTGGCCTCGGCGCCGGCGACGACAGCCATCATGTCCAACACCCCGCTCGACAACCAGGGTGTCGGCTCGGCGGTGAACGACACGGCCCGCGAGATCGGCGCGGCGATCGGCATCGCGATCGCCGGCAGCATCGTCGCCGCGGGGTATCAGTCGCGGATCGGTGACACCGCACAACTGGCGCGTGAACAGCTGGCCGCAGCCGGTCAGCAGCGGATCGCCGCCGGCGACAGCGCCGGTGGCCAGGCCATGATCGCCGAGGCCGAGCAGGCCTCGACGCTGATCGAACGGTCCCTCGCCGAGGCGACGGTGGTCGTCGACAGATTGTCCGGCCAGGCCGCCGACCTCGCGGAGACCATCGCCGAGGGCAGCCGAGAGGCCTTCTACGCCCCCTTCGAGCAGGCGTCGCTCGTGCTCGGCGGGATCATGCTCGTGAGTTCGGTGGCGCTGCTGTGGCTGACCCCGCGGCGCGTCGTCGAGGTGCCGTCGGACGTGGCAGAGCCCGACCCGGACCGCGACGACACCTACGCCCGTGACTGA
- a CDS encoding acyl-CoA synthetase, whose amino-acid sequence MKFNLADVFETVADSVPERIALSYQGRQISYAELDTLSNQVAHLFAGAGIGAFDNVALFLKNSIEHVTSLLGLLKVRAVPVNVNYRYTNAELQYIFDNSDSRAIIVELPEHQRSVAALLVETPTVRTVFVIGDVVEELRAAAADLPDGRVVEIVSFADAESTPDGRDFEPRNGEELYLLYTGGTTGYPKGVMWQHDDFFRKPLSGGNPYGEARRDLEEIGTAVKDFPPIAFLLAAPLMHGAASYSLFTFFTLGGRLVIQRDFDPEAIVTEIEKEKVNIVLIVGDAMGMPLVEELEKRKDAVDLSSIFSITSGGAIWSQHVRDRMLAVKPDLVLRDNFGASESGNDGEIMMDENGNLKVPPTDRMMVVDERHNKIEPGSGEVGYIARIGNVPLGYYKDEEKTAKTFPTLADGTRISILGDMGTVEADGSIVFLGRGSQCINTGGEKVYAEEVEAALHGHPAIADALVVPVPDEKYGQRVAAVIAVAEGSDEPSLEEIQDHCRESLARYKVPRTVVFVDEVKRTPAGKADYRWAKAAAAAHETAAV is encoded by the coding sequence ATGAAGTTCAACCTCGCCGATGTCTTCGAGACCGTGGCCGACTCGGTGCCCGAGCGGATCGCGCTCAGCTACCAGGGTCGCCAGATCAGCTACGCCGAACTCGACACCCTCTCCAACCAGGTGGCACATCTGTTCGCCGGCGCGGGGATCGGCGCGTTCGACAACGTCGCCCTGTTCCTGAAGAACAGCATCGAGCACGTGACGAGCCTGCTGGGGCTGCTGAAGGTCCGTGCCGTACCGGTCAATGTGAACTACCGCTACACCAACGCCGAACTGCAGTACATCTTCGACAACTCCGACTCCCGCGCGATCATCGTCGAACTGCCCGAGCATCAGCGCAGTGTGGCGGCACTTCTCGTCGAGACGCCCACCGTGCGTACGGTCTTCGTCATCGGTGACGTCGTGGAGGAACTGCGTGCGGCAGCTGCCGACCTCCCCGACGGTCGCGTCGTCGAGATCGTGTCCTTCGCCGATGCGGAATCCACACCGGACGGCCGGGACTTCGAGCCGCGCAACGGCGAGGAGCTGTACCTGCTCTACACCGGCGGCACCACGGGGTACCCGAAGGGCGTCATGTGGCAGCACGACGACTTCTTCCGCAAGCCGCTCTCCGGCGGGAACCCGTACGGAGAGGCCCGCCGGGATCTGGAGGAGATCGGCACGGCGGTCAAGGATTTCCCGCCCATCGCGTTCCTGCTCGCGGCCCCGCTCATGCACGGGGCGGCGTCGTACTCGCTCTTCACGTTCTTCACCCTCGGCGGACGCCTGGTCATCCAGCGGGATTTCGATCCCGAGGCCATCGTCACCGAGATCGAGAAGGAGAAGGTGAACATCGTCCTCATCGTCGGCGACGCCATGGGCATGCCCCTCGTCGAGGAGCTCGAGAAGCGCAAGGACGCCGTCGACCTGTCGTCGATATTCTCGATCACCTCCGGCGGTGCGATCTGGTCCCAGCACGTGCGTGACCGCATGCTCGCGGTGAAGCCGGATCTGGTGCTGCGCGACAACTTCGGGGCGTCGGAGTCGGGGAACGACGGCGAGATCATGATGGACGAGAACGGGAACCTGAAGGTCCCGCCGACCGACCGGATGATGGTGGTGGACGAGCGCCACAACAAGATCGAGCCCGGCTCGGGGGAGGTCGGCTACATCGCGCGCATCGGCAACGTCCCGCTCGGCTATTACAAGGACGAGGAGAAGACGGCGAAAACGTTCCCGACGCTGGCCGACGGAACCCGGATCTCGATCCTGGGCGACATGGGCACGGTGGAGGCCGACGGGTCGATCGTCTTTCTCGGACGTGGCTCCCAGTGCATCAACACCGGTGGTGAGAAGGTCTACGCCGAGGAGGTCGAGGCCGCGCTGCACGGGCACCCCGCGATCGCCGACGCGCTGGTGGTCCCGGTTCCCGACGAGAAGTACGGGCAGCGCGTCGCCGCGGTCATCGCGGTCGCCGAGGGGTCCGACGAGCCGTCGCTCGAGGAGATCCAGGACCACTGCCGGGAGAGCCTGGCCCGCTACAAGGTGCCGCGTACCGTCGTCTTCGTCGACGAGGTCAAGCGGACCCCGGCCGGCAAGGCCGACTATCGCTGGGCCAAGGCCGCGGCGGCGGCACACGAGACCGCCGCGGTCTGA
- a CDS encoding SLC13 family permease: protein MLLTADSVAGTVVGVAALLVVIVATVVAQRIPAVVVAAPVAALLIALGLADLQDAADEITTMAPTIGFLAAMLVVADACARAGVFTWIGSLLARWSRASPHRLLRIVFLAAAATTAVLSLDTTIVLLTPVAVATARRIGARVTPVAFANAHLANTASTLMPVSNLTNLLAFSATGLSFLGFTGVMLAPWVAAIVVEYLIFRLYFADSLARAAPASGSDSGENTAVGDPPRPTLMLAMLGLLLVAFVVTEPLGVPLAAVAGVGAVAFTVPRLLDAPLPTLRDTLIAVNLPFLGFVAVLGVVILPVRTGPIGDWIGGLIPGESTLLALLAVAALAAVLANLVNNLPATLLLIPLVAHDPGLVLAMLLGVNLGPNLAYFGSLANLLWRDIMHRDGSGGGTGAPTSREYLRLGALTVPATLVVAVVALWAVLRFT, encoded by the coding sequence GTGCTCCTCACCGCGGACAGCGTCGCCGGCACCGTGGTCGGTGTCGCCGCCCTGCTCGTCGTGATCGTCGCGACCGTTGTCGCCCAGCGTATTCCGGCCGTGGTGGTGGCCGCACCGGTCGCCGCGTTACTCATCGCGCTCGGTCTCGCCGACCTCCAGGACGCTGCCGACGAGATCACCACGATGGCGCCGACCATCGGCTTCCTGGCCGCGATGCTGGTGGTCGCCGACGCCTGTGCCCGCGCCGGCGTCTTCACCTGGATCGGGTCGCTCCTGGCCCGGTGGAGCAGGGCCTCGCCACATCGACTGTTGCGCATCGTCTTCCTCGCGGCCGCGGCGACGACCGCGGTCCTCAGCCTCGACACCACGATCGTCCTGCTGACCCCGGTGGCCGTCGCCACCGCACGGCGGATCGGCGCGCGGGTGACACCGGTGGCGTTCGCGAACGCCCACCTGGCCAACACCGCATCGACCCTCATGCCGGTGTCCAACCTGACCAACCTCCTGGCGTTCTCCGCGACCGGGCTGAGCTTCCTCGGTTTCACCGGCGTGATGCTGGCACCCTGGGTCGCCGCGATCGTCGTCGAATACCTGATCTTCCGCCTGTACTTCGCCGATTCGCTCGCGCGCGCGGCGCCCGCCTCCGGTTCGGACTCCGGCGAGAACACCGCGGTCGGGGATCCACCCCGCCCCACCCTGATGCTCGCGATGCTCGGGCTGCTGCTGGTCGCCTTCGTCGTGACCGAACCGCTGGGCGTCCCCCTGGCCGCGGTGGCCGGCGTGGGCGCGGTCGCGTTCACCGTGCCGCGGCTGCTCGACGCCCCGCTACCCACCCTGCGGGACACGCTGATCGCGGTGAACCTCCCCTTCCTCGGGTTCGTCGCCGTGCTCGGTGTCGTCATCCTCCCGGTCCGAACCGGCCCGATCGGCGACTGGATCGGCGGGTTGATCCCCGGCGAGTCCACCCTCCTCGCGCTGCTGGCGGTCGCCGCGCTGGCCGCGGTCCTGGCCAACCTGGTCAACAACCTGCCGGCGACCCTGCTCCTCATCCCGCTCGTCGCGCACGACCCGGGCTTGGTGCTCGCGATGCTCCTCGGGGTCAACCTCGGCCCCAACCTCGCCTACTTCGGGTCGCTGGCCAACCTGCTGTGGCGCGACATCATGCACCGCGACGGTTCCGGTGGGGGCACGGGCGCCCCGACCTCCCGCGAGTACCTCCGCCTCGGCGCACTCACCGTCCCGGCGACGCTCGTCGTCGCGGTGGTCGCCCTCTGGGCGGTGCTGCGGTTCACCTGA